The following are encoded in a window of Alphaproteobacteria bacterium genomic DNA:
- the pdhA gene encoding pyruvate dehydrogenase (acetyl-transferring) E1 component subunit alpha, giving the protein MAKAAAAKSKPSASVESPSRTGDNSIAPEQLRQFYRDMLLIRRFEERAGQLYGMGLIGGFCHLYIGQEAVVVGMQATIDSTKDAVLTSYRDHGHMLACGMDPRGVMAELTGREGGYSRGKGGSMHMFSKERNFYGGHGIVGAQVPIGTGLAFARKYRGENSVSLTYYGDGSANQGQVYEAMNMAALWKLPVVYVIENNKYGMGTSVERASAVVDLYKHGESFGIPGEQVDGMDVIAVKAAGERAVEHARSGKGPYVLEMLTYRYRGHSMSDPGKYRTKEEVEKMRGERDPIERLKKRMTDARAMDEAALKALDAEVRRIVADAAEYATTSPEPDPKELWTDVLVESKPPQAT; this is encoded by the coding sequence ATGGCCAAAGCAGCCGCCGCCAAGTCGAAACCGTCCGCATCGGTCGAGTCGCCAAGCAGGACCGGCGACAACAGCATCGCTCCCGAGCAGCTCCGGCAATTCTACCGAGACATGCTGCTGATCCGGCGTTTCGAGGAACGCGCCGGACAGCTCTACGGCATGGGTCTCATCGGCGGATTCTGCCATCTCTACATTGGCCAGGAAGCCGTCGTCGTCGGCATGCAGGCGACCATCGACAGCACCAAGGACGCCGTGCTGACCAGCTATCGCGATCACGGTCACATGCTTGCCTGCGGCATGGATCCGCGCGGCGTGATGGCCGAGCTCACCGGCCGCGAGGGCGGCTATTCGCGCGGCAAGGGCGGCTCGATGCACATGTTCTCGAAGGAGCGCAATTTTTACGGCGGCCACGGCATCGTCGGTGCGCAGGTGCCGATCGGCACCGGCCTGGCCTTCGCGCGCAAGTACCGCGGCGAGAACAGCGTGTCGCTGACCTACTACGGCGACGGCAGCGCCAACCAGGGCCAGGTCTACGAAGCGATGAACATGGCGGCGTTGTGGAAGCTGCCCGTCGTCTACGTCATCGAGAACAACAAGTACGGCATGGGCACCTCCGTCGAGCGCGCGTCCGCCGTCGTCGACCTCTACAAGCACGGCGAATCGTTCGGCATTCCCGGCGAGCAGGTCGACGGAATGGACGTGATCGCGGTCAAGGCCGCCGGCGAGCGCGCGGTCGAGCATGCACGCTCGGGCAAGGGACCTTACGTGCTGGAGATGCTGACCTACCGCTACCGCGGCCACTCCATGAGCGATCCGGGCAAGTATCGCACCAAGGAAGAGGTCGAGAAGATGCGTGGCGAGCGCGACCCGATCGAGCGTCTGAAGAAGCGCATGACCGACGCCAGGGCGATGGACGAGGCGGCGCTGAAGGCGCTCGACGCCGAGGTGCGCCGCATCGTCGCC